In Arthrobacter sp. SLBN-112, a genomic segment contains:
- the arc gene encoding proteasome ATPase: METPNQDSGRTPAEQSAANDLSVADRQVNILRDKLRHIDRQLAAATQNNTKLVTMLETAKAEILRLKNALDQEGQPPYSFGTILQINPKRQPAPGSSGQAATEESVDIFNAGRKMRVGISPLVNINQLAVGQEVLLNEALLIVAGLGYERAGELATLKEMLGRDRALVVGRADEERVVRLSGALLAEKLRVGDALSIDSRTGYALEKVPRSEVENLVLEEVPDITYEDIGGLGPQIEQIRDAVELPFLHPDLYREHGLKAPKGILLYGPPGCGKTLIAKAVANSLAARAAERSGNVDLKSYFLNIKGPELLDKYVGETERHIRLIFSRAREKASDGSPVVVFFDEMDSLFRTRGTGISSDVETTIVPQLLSEIDGVERLDNVIVIGASNREDMIDPAILRPGRLDVKVKIQRPDAEAAADIFNKYITPDLPFHESDLAEHNGDVQATVDAMVQRTVEAMYSTDKSNEFLEVTYANGDTEMLYFKDFNSGAVVQNVVDRAKKYAIKDLLTAHQKGLRIEHLLRAVVDEFREHEDMPNTTNPDDWARISGKKGERITYIRTIVQGKAGQEPGKSIETMPTTGQYL, encoded by the coding sequence ATGGAGACTCCAAACCAGGACTCCGGACGTACACCGGCAGAGCAGTCTGCCGCCAACGACCTCTCGGTTGCTGACCGCCAGGTCAACATACTTCGGGACAAGCTCAGGCACATCGACCGCCAGCTCGCAGCGGCAACGCAGAACAACACCAAGCTGGTCACCATGCTCGAGACCGCGAAAGCGGAAATCCTGCGGCTCAAGAATGCCCTTGACCAGGAAGGGCAGCCGCCGTACAGCTTCGGCACCATCCTGCAGATCAACCCCAAACGGCAACCCGCCCCGGGCAGCAGCGGACAGGCCGCCACCGAGGAATCAGTGGACATCTTCAACGCCGGGCGGAAGATGCGGGTGGGCATCAGCCCGCTGGTCAACATCAACCAGCTGGCCGTCGGGCAGGAAGTGCTGCTCAACGAGGCACTCCTGATCGTCGCCGGGCTTGGTTACGAGCGGGCCGGCGAGCTGGCCACGCTGAAGGAAATGCTGGGACGCGACCGGGCCCTGGTGGTAGGCCGGGCGGACGAAGAACGCGTTGTCCGCCTGTCCGGTGCACTCCTGGCCGAGAAGCTCCGGGTTGGCGATGCCCTCTCCATCGATTCACGCACCGGGTATGCGCTGGAGAAGGTCCCCCGTTCCGAGGTGGAGAACCTGGTCCTGGAGGAAGTCCCGGACATCACCTACGAGGACATCGGCGGCCTCGGACCCCAAATCGAGCAGATCCGCGACGCCGTCGAACTGCCGTTCCTGCACCCGGACCTTTACCGTGAGCACGGGCTGAAAGCCCCCAAGGGCATCCTGCTCTACGGTCCTCCCGGTTGCGGCAAAACCCTGATCGCCAAGGCAGTGGCCAACTCCCTCGCCGCCCGGGCAGCAGAACGGTCCGGGAACGTTGACCTCAAGAGCTACTTTCTCAACATCAAGGGACCCGAACTCCTCGACAAATATGTGGGCGAGACCGAACGGCACATCCGCCTGATCTTCTCCCGCGCCAGGGAAAAGGCCTCCGACGGCAGCCCCGTGGTGGTGTTCTTCGACGAGATGGACTCGCTCTTCCGCACCCGCGGCACCGGGATTTCGTCCGACGTCGAGACCACCATCGTGCCCCAGCTCCTGAGCGAAATCGACGGTGTGGAACGACTCGACAACGTAATCGTGATCGGCGCGTCCAACCGCGAAGACATGATCGACCCCGCCATCCTCCGGCCGGGCCGGCTGGATGTGAAGGTCAAGATCCAGCGCCCGGACGCGGAAGCCGCCGCCGACATCTTCAACAAATACATCACCCCGGACCTGCCGTTCCACGAATCGGACCTGGCCGAACACAACGGTGACGTCCAGGCGACGGTTGACGCCATGGTCCAGCGCACCGTGGAAGCCATGTACTCCACGGACAAGTCCAACGAGTTCCTGGAGGTCACCTACGCCAACGGTGATACCGAGATGCTGTACTTCAAGGACTTCAACTCGGGCGCCGTGGTCCAGAACGTAGTGGACCGGGCAAAGAAATACGCCATCAAGGATTTGCTGACCGCGCACCAGAAGGGCCTGCGGATCGAGCACCTCCTGCGCGCTGTGGTGGATGAGTTCCGCGAACACGAGGACATGCCCAACACCACCAATCCCGACGACTGGGCACGGATCTCCGGGAAGAAGGGCGAACGGATCACTTACATCCGTACCATCGTCCAAGGCAAGGCCGGGCAGGAGCCCGGAAAGTCGATCGAAACCATGCCCACCACGGGACAGTATCTATGA